The following are from one region of the Corythoichthys intestinalis isolate RoL2023-P3 chromosome 17, ASM3026506v1, whole genome shotgun sequence genome:
- the morn3 gene encoding MORN repeat-containing protein 3, translating into MPFLKRTFQNPSRSALLDAQSKKCGTRATVFSVNGDQYTGEWLDNKKHGKGTQVWKSGNIYNGDWKAGNCDGYGTFSVLQRNTKTYAKKYCGEWKNGMKHGHGVYLYNSSSVYEGQWNENHRSGWGRMLFNSGDIYEGEWKNDKEHGFGILHYANGNLYEGSWRYGAKDGNGKLYYRDKAQQYQGLWVRGEPKCGTLEDLGEHGAQPAKCPIPQNKLMDMQKVLQEAKLAHLNR; encoded by the exons ATGCCATTCCTTAAAAGAACTTTTCAAAATCCATCACGTTCGGCCCTGCTGGACGCTCAGTCGAAGAAATGTGGGACACGTGCGACCGTTTTCTCCGTCAATGGAGACCAATACACCGGGGAGTGGCTCGACAACAAAAAACATG GAAAGGGCACTCAGGTGTGGAAGTCCGGGAATATTTACAACGGTGACTGGAAGGCGGGAAATTGTGACGGATACGGCACCTTTAGTGTTCTTCAACGCAACACAAAGACATATGCAAAGAAGTATTGCGGCGAATGGAAAAATGGGATGAAGCAT GGCCACGGTGTATACTTGTACAACAGTTCTTCAGTGTATGAGGGTCAATGGAATGAGAACCATCGAAGCGGTTGGGGAAGAATGCTCTTTAACAGCGGAGACATTTACGAGGGAGAGTGGAAAAATGATAAAGAGCACGGTTTTGGTATCCTTCATTATG CAAACGGGAATCTGTACGAAGGGTCCTGGAGGTACGGCGCGAAAGATGGGAACGGAAAGTTGTACTACCGTGACAAAGCGCAACAGTATCAAGGTCTCTGGGTGCGAGGGGAACCCAAATGCGGGACTTTGGAGGACTTGGGAGAACATGGGGCGCAACCGGCAAAGTGTCCAATTCCACAG AACAAACTCATGGATATGCAAAAAGTTCTTCAAGAGGCCAAGCTGGCTCATCTCAATCGCTGA
- the orai1b gene encoding calcium release-activated calcium channel protein 1, with amino-acid sequence MRNMSINEHSLQALSWRKLYLSRAKLKASSRTSALLSGFAMVAMVEVQLDNSYPYPPALLIAFSACTTILVAVHLFALMVSTCILPNIEAVSNVHNINSVSESPHERMHRHIELAWAFSTVIGTLLFLAEVVLLCWVKFLPIKPSKSSNGTVSAGVAAAITSTSIMVPFGLIFIVFAVHFYRSLVSHKTDRQFQELEELSNLTRLQNQLDNRGESILHSPSAHFP; translated from the exons ATGCGCAACATGAGCATCAACGAGCATTCCCTGCAAGCTCTGTCCTGGAGGAAGCTCTACCTCAGCCGGGCCAAACTCAAAGCTTCCAGCCGGACTTCGGCTCTGCTCTCCGGATTCGCTATG GTGGCCATGGTGGAAGTGCAGCTGGACAACAGCTACCCGTACCCTCCCGCTCTGCTGATCGCCTTCAGCGCGTGCACCACCATTCTGGTGGCCGTGCACCTTTTCGCCTTGATGGTCAGCACCTGCATCCTGCCCAACATTGAGGCGGTCAGCAACGTTCACAACATCAACTCGGTAAGCGAGTCGCCGCACGAGCGCATGCACCGTCACATCGAGCTAGCCTGGGCTTTCTCCACCGTCATCGGGACGCTCCTCTTCCTGGCCGAGGTGGTGCTCCTCTGCTGGGTCAAGTTCCTGCCCATCAAGCCCAGCAAGTCCAGCAACGGCACTGTGTCGGCGGGAGTGGCCGCCGCCATTACCTCCACGTCCATCATGGTCCCTTTCGGTTTGATTTTCATCGTCTTCGCCGTGCATTTCTACCGCTCGCTGGTCAGCCACAAGACGGACAGGCAGTTCCAGGAGCTGGAGGAGCTCTCCAACCTTACAAGGCTGCAGAATCAGCTGGACAATCGAGGAGAGTCCATTTTACATTCGCCCAGTGCTCATTTCCCCTAA